A single region of the Mercenaria mercenaria strain notata chromosome 6, MADL_Memer_1, whole genome shotgun sequence genome encodes:
- the LOC123549959 gene encoding uncharacterized protein LOC123549959, whose product MSNHIMRNLIFVSYLLMNINGLCSADNAISDAVGPPVTTSKPSTTMSSIVKTANGSPLYFSETQTPKGEELISTTGASNHNSVEPPGSRTSTHADGRRKSTETQSSSKTVQGEITETATMHTYYLTTNTLPGLFTGTQGAHGPPTSGSPDPVSSNKHTTSEISSGSSKSLESSGSPVFTVSNQSPPAAGPPAFTPPGLTGPQGYSNSSQAHGPPAFAPTGLMGLQGPNNSSQTHGPPAAGPIATTGFTLIYNRNPKNTSDAPKTTQNMYYKITTNAPILWIDRPYLFDENFDLVDFIKSVCPYTKSCREENKANVIETYDSCCSKCDCSDECFAKGNCCYDKEMPMHMNYQKTPMSSLNESCVFPTYGHSNIQALLDFNKKSVLMIDHCPKEKDAHGQQGNQSLSESSCEYSGLAGILSILDLAPVYSSEKLVSYTNQHCAMCNAASQSLVPWNRTTLTCHFTWLFVQLFDFSTSIESFLQNLKQTGCIMEFHSPNHNSVECLHQDALISDCDDNFSFLFKPKIRDYCKNITIPFGRGGNLYKNVFCFGCNEFKGNIHDFACESYTSGYGYDFGNPEAEIDVNALEEGLLKQSQNKSEMVLDKMCAGEEGFIYNRYMNQCLTYVCAPSKVNVSGQCLSVIKSLKNVAFDYKVTYRFIVGTVSYEKYLYEDKTIKMMTNNNIVNICRRKIKTTASLRDYHVTYDTLLSRLITEMTHIENEFSGFKQRYESVVNRSEKIELNIDHSGYEFLPLGQIDFIRFKGMESVNECPEGIAMVDLQFCDAVMFRIISDQRDSEGMLVINALKFKPSEYLVRLQPVNDTLVMYAQICSDLFSRKLEALEDNTTITSSTIITSYRPVLMLCCIIFSVTRLI is encoded by the exons ATGAGCAATCATATCATGAGGAACCTTATTTTCGTTTCATATCTACTGATGAACATAAATGGACTATGCTCTGCGGATAATGCAATTTCAGACGCCGTCGGGCCACCCGTCACAACTTCAAAACCGTCAACAACAATGTCTTCTATTGTTAAAACTGCAAACGGATCACCACTGTACTTCTCGGAAACACAAACACCGAAAGGGGAAGAGCTTATTTCGACTACTGGGGCCAGTAACCACAACTCAGTCGAACCTCCTGGTTCCCGAACATCTACACACGCAGACGGACGTCGAAAATCAACAGAGACGCAAAGTTCATCTAAAACGGTTCAAGGAGAAATTACTGAAACTGCGACAATGCATACATATTATTTGACAACAAATACATTACCAGGGTTGTTCACAGGGACACAGGGAGCACACGGACCTCCGACTTCTGGTTCCCCGGACCCAGTTAGTTCCAACAAACATACAACATCGGAAATTTCGTCTGGTTCGTCTAAATCATTAGAATCTTCCGGTTCTCCTGTGTTTACGGTTTCTAACCAATCACCTCCAGCAGCTGGCCCGCCTGCGTTCACTCCTCCGGGTTTGACGGGTCCACAAGGTTATAGCAATTCGTCGCAAGCACATGGCCCACCTGCTTTCGCTCCTACGGGCTTAATGGGTTTACAAGGTCCTAACAATTCGTCACAAACACATGGACCACCCGCAGCTGGCCCGATTGCGACAACTGGATTCACATTGATTTATAATCGGAATCCAAAGAATACGTCTGATGCTCCAAAAACAACTCAAAATATGTATTATAAGATCACCACAAATGCTCCTATTTTATGGATAGACAGACCATACTTATTTGATGAAAACTTCGATCTCGTTGATTTCATAAAAAGTGTTTGTCCATATACGAAGTCTTGTCGTGAAGAAAACAAGGCCAACGTTATTGAAACATATGACAGTTGTTGTTCAAAATGTGACTGTTCCGATGAGTGTTTCGCTAAGGGCAACTGTTGCTATGACAAAGAAATGCCAATGCATATGAATTATCAAAAAACTCCAATGTCTTCTTTAAACGAGTCGTGTGTTTTTCCGACGTATGGGCATTCAAACATACAAGCCTTACTCGACTTCaataaaaagtcagttttaatgaTTGACCATTGCCCGAAGGAGAAAGACGCACATGGACAACAGGGCAACCAAAGCTTGTCAGAAAGTTCATGCGAGTATTCGGGACTTGCTGGAATTCTTAGTATCCTGGACTTAGCCCCTGTTTATAGTTCTGAGAAACTAGTGAGCTATACAAATCAACACTGCGCTATGTGCAATGCTGCTTCACAATCTTTGGTTCCATGGAATCGGACTACTTTAACTTGTCATTTCACTTGGTTATTCGTGCAATTATTTGATTTTTCTACCAGCATTGAGTCTTTcctacaaaatttaaaacagactgGATGCATAATGGAATTCCACTCACCTAATCACAACAGTGTAGAATGTTTACACCAGGACGCGTTGATATCAGACTGTGACGATAATTTTTCTTTCCTCTTCAAGCCGAAAATACGAGactattgtaaaaatataacaatCCCGTTCGGACGAGGTGGTAATCTATATAAAAACGTATTTTGTTTCGGATGTAATGAATTTAAGGGAAACATTCATGATTTTGCATGTGAGAGTTATACTTCCGGTTACGGTTATGATTTTGGAAATCCTGAGGCAGAAATTGATGTCAATGCATTAGAAGAAGGTTTACTTAAGCAATcccaaaataaatctgaaatggTTTTGGACAAAATGTGTGCTGGAGAGGAAGGTTTTATTTACAATCGATACATG AATCAATGCCTGACCTACGTGTGTGCACCTAGCAAAGTGAACGTCAGTGGCCAATGTTTGTCTGTtataaaaagtctgaaaaatgtCGCTTTCGACTACAAGGTAACGTATAGGTTTATTGTTGGGACTGTTAGCTACGAAAAGTACCTGTATGaggataaaacaattaaaatgatgACTAACAACAATATTGTCAACATATGTCgcagaaaaatcaagaccacagCGTCACTACGAGACTACCATGTAACATACGATACGTTACTATCACGTCTGATAACGGAGATGACACATATTGAGAACGAGTTTAGTGGTTTCAAACAGAGGTACGAATCTGTAGTAAATCGCAGTGAAAAAATTGAACTAAACATAGACCACAGTGGTTATGAGTTTTTACCTCTTGGGCAAATTGATTTTATACGTTTCAAAGGTATGGAATCCGTGAACGAATGTCCGGAAGGCATTGCAATGGTAGATCTACAATTTTGTGATGCCGTTATGTTCCGTATAATTTCGGATCAAAGAGACAGCGAAGGAATGCTTGTAATAAATGCATTGAAATTCAAACCATCAGAATATTTGGTTCGCCTGCAGCCAGTGAACGACACTCTCGTGATGTATGCACAGATTTGCAGTGATTTGTTTTCAAGAAAGCTAGAGGCGTTGGAAGACAACACCACAATTACAAGTAGCACAATTATCACAAGTTATAGACCAGTCTTAATGCTGTGTTGTATAATATTTTCTGTCACAAGACTAATTTGA